Within Diospyros lotus cultivar Yz01 chromosome 15, ASM1463336v1, whole genome shotgun sequence, the genomic segment ctaattgttaattttttttttttcatgatgtGGTGAAGGTACATTTTTGAAAGCAAGGAATCTAAACAGGGTGACTCAAAAGGTAAAAAAGGCAAGGACTTGAATGAAAATGGTTCTCAAGAGAAAATGGTTGCTCACCTTCAGGTTTGTGTTCTTTCGTGTTCTTATTTCTCTGCAGATCTTTTTGTTTCACTAgcaatatatctatatatattcttgtggtttgttttcaaattttggaattCTCTCTTGCAGACTTTTGgaatagtttaaaattcaagACGTTTAAAGAATAATGTAGGTTGATTGCATGAAATGCTTGGAGAGTAACAATAAGATgtgttatttaatattttgcaCAATGGCTTGTGCACTTGTAGAAACTCTTTAGTGTCAGAAGAGAATTTGTTGTAATATGAAACTTGTCTTTGGTCGACCATTTGGATAAGAGGGCCTATGTGTTTCTGCAATGTAAACTAATAAATAAGCATTGATCAAATAAAGTCTCGTAAGATCTATTGGCTATGCAGCAATTTTGACCTTCCAAAGCTGGTAGTAATCAGATTTGCAAATAGCCTATTTTGACCAATGAAAGCAGAAGCTGCAAGTGATTCATCTAGGTTTGACCTTTTATGAAGTATGAAGAGAAGATAAAAAATTGATGACCTAGGAACTGGgaagatccttttttttttttttttaactggcCTTTCTACTCTGGAATTTTTACAGCAGTTATGGTTGCCTTCACCATCCCTACTGCacagaaaaaatgaaagaagaaagaagaacagaaaaattgaatttgaaccaACAAAATGGACAGCATGACTGATGCTAGAGagcaaaaatttgtaaaaagaaaGTTTTCTGCTCATACTTACGTCACTAAGAATGAAGTGAGAGCAAAAATTTGTCCAGTTAATTACCACCTTCTTAACTATTAAAGCATTCCTCTTCTGACCATTCTGGGACTTAATTGCACTTATTGTTGCTTCACTTGAGGATGCAGTTGTGGAGCAACACAGGTTTTAGAACACGGTTCATCACCATACAGAAGATGTGGATTAACAAGAATTTTAGGCcatgttttctttgttgtttttagaccgttttcagtttttcaaaatagtgaaaacgTGATACTTtcgtattttcaaaaatggattttcgaaaacaaggaaaaattttgtaaaaaaaattcaaaatatcaaaaagttaCTTTGGTTGTTTTTATCATAATCAcactcaaaaatttcaaaacgcggaaaacaaaaagaatgcgttttcagtaatctcaaaatagacattcaacaatctcaaaactgaaaatgaattcaaaacttaaaactgaaaattaaaacacGAAGAAAACAACCCCTTCccgtttttattaaattttgtcttCACCTGGGGATCATAAGGGAGTGATTACTGTTTAATAATGGGGAAATTTATTCAAATGGTTCTTTCTGTAGCATGTGGGAGAATGAACGGTCAGGGAGACTTTTGGAACCAAAGGGAGCTTACTGTTGTGTTAGAGAGGGAAAATTTATGGCAGAATGCAGAGCTTTTCTTGAATGGTTTTTCCTGTAGCATGTGGGGGAATGAATAGTCATCGACACTGGAGAGTTTATTGGGGAAAGACACTTCTATTTTGAGAATTGACACTTCGTTTATTGGTCATGGCCATTAATTTGAGTTGTTTGGTTTTTCTAGTGTGCTAAAATCTTTCATTTTTGTGATTATTTTGTGTGCGCATATGCATCTGTGCTCTTGTCCTACATTGTCATTCCCATTTCAAATTTAACCAGGACTCATTTGAGCATGAGAAAATCCAGATGTTTGGTTATCTCTGTGTACATGTAATTTTGGATttccatttaaattttaattgggCAGGCATCCCTTAGCAATGCAGAATCTTTGATTATGTAGCTCATCAGAAGGGAGATACGAGCTTTGGATGCTTATAATGTGCTTTGACTCTCAAAACATATTTCACTTGTTCACTACCTTTGAGAAAGTATGGACAAGTCTTCTGATTGACTATGTTGACCTAATCCAACTGCTTTACCATATCATTGGCTGTTACAGCCATGGTTAGAATGTTGATATTTGTTGATGGCTTTGTGATGAGGGGATTCATGAATTCAGTGTAGTTTGGAGGGCTGTTGTTACCTGTAGTTAATGTTAGCTTTTATTTATTCTTCAAGAGCCAGTCTGATCTATATGTATGCATCCTGAATGATATTTTTCTCTACCAACATTGTAGGAATGTGGTCCTCGTTTCACACTGAAGTTGATTAGTCTGCAGCATGGAACGTTTGATACGAAAAGTGGGGAATATGAGTGGGTTCATAAGGTAAATTAGTAAGCATCCTATGTTTTATTTCATATAGATTGGACAGCCTTTTCTACCTATTTGAGATCTGTTCCCTCAATTGTGTTTCTCACTtgccttcttttcttttatcctttCTCTGCTTGAATGTTAGCCGGAGATGGACACAAGCCGCAGGAGGTTTTTCTTGTAATGTGCTTTGCTACCTCTCTATCGATCTTGTCGGTCTTATGCAAAGAAGTGATAAGAGGGGGTGAAGAATGGCCAAAACTTGGGATTGTGGCGCCTTGAAACATGAAGAAAAGCTGACAGTATGTGTTTGGAGGGTGCTGATGATTACCTTTTATGTGAATAACATAAAGCATTGTGCTTTGAAAATTGTTGACATCTGAAAATTTACCAAACGGCAGAATTGTAGGCCTTCTCTGCCCCTCTCATTTCAGAAGAGAACTCCATTGCCAAAATAGCTGGCTTTTGGGAAGCTTGTTTGCACTTGGGGTAGTAATAGGTGGCTAATGGAAGTAATGGTGGAGTCCATGAGTTATATGAGGTTAGATACATATATGTTTGGCTGGGAGAGCCGATCTATTCTTTCATATACTGGAAGCCTTTAGCTATCTTAGAAAAGGAGAGCTTTGAGGGCTCAGTGCCCGGAAAGCCAATCTtctttggttttgttttgtttgtttgtattttttcgtgtgtaatttaatgatattatttttttgttatttttatgttttgattgttCATTAGAATGGCTAAAAGTGTTAATCTGAGTTTGGCTCCCGCAaggtggtttttttttttttttttttggtaacaatattttttttctattttgtcttGGAAATATTGTTAGGTTGTGTTTGGATAGAGTGATATTGCTGTTATATTAATGGTGGTACTGTTTGTGCATTTATAACGTCGTACGTATTGAACGAAATTTAAAAGTCAAGGGACTtgtctatattaaaaaattataataatgtctggaaattcaaaatttaatacatTTAACTCCATATCCATAcataattattgttaattttttaaaaatacacagaattcctctctctctctctctctttctctctctctcctcaatTTTGGTAGGGGTTCTGTACATGGTTTATTGTGGGTGGAACTCAAGACCAATTCTCTTCTCCCTATTGGGTTGACTGACCTAGTgagtatttttctctctttcttgtaGTTTTCCTTGAACTTCTTTGGAAGGAACCCATCACATGCATTGGAGCATGAAAGTTTGCCTTTATAACTAATAATTACAAGATTGGAAGAAAAACATTACAAGCATTTAACTCTAAAATATTCCCATGGGCACTGCTTGGTGGGGATCCAAAGTCCCATCCATCGGCACCTTGGATTCCTCCAAAGAGTTGCACTGACTCCGGCTGTGATTCTATCaccctccctctccctctccctctccctgtGCATCCTTTCACAAAGTCTTTCAGCCTATTACTTACCTCCATACCTACATAATTTGGCCGAACATCTCCGCTCTGCAAAAATATTCATgccaataaaaattaatgaatttatttataccTATACCTATAAAAATATTGTCTGTTGTGCCATATAatcttgtttaaaaataatattcatataaataacagtttaaaaaaatcaatttctataacatgagaaattattttgtgCATAACAGGGAGCATACTAATAGCAAATTTtaatatctcaaaataataatttgctCTGCTGCTGCGTGTCGCCGCTGAGGAACAACAGCCAAACACGCCGTGCCCAGTTCCAAATTCCCTAATAATTTTACCTTGGCGTGAACGACATGGAAGATGGAGTCGCCATGGACGGAGAAATTGGCGTTGACGACCTCGGCTCCTTGCTCCTGGATGATTCGAATCGTCTCGTAGAACATGAATTTCTCCTCGTGCCCAGTTATCAGGGACACGTCCAGAGCAGAACCCTTATGGCGGATCTGGATCCGAGGCGATGATTTTAGGGTCTCCATGGATGCGCCTGTGCTTGAATCGTCTTCTCTTCTTCTGCCCATCAACAAGGCTTCCTTCTTCTCCCTGAATCTTTCTAGTTTCACTTGCAGCCCTTTTATGTAGCTCATAGCTTCGTCTATTTGATCGGGTAATGGCGCCGCTTCCTGCAACCAGGCGATACTGTTCATATACAATttatatgtacacacacacacacacacaccaattGTATATATTACTTGGGTTAATGGAGATTGGGAGTGAAGTATGTTTTGTACAGGGtatactatattttaatttagagaTACATACGGGCAGTTGTATGGTTCTAGAACAGGCACATCCCTTCACTTGTAAGTTATAATTCACTCTTAATTTGATGacataaatctaaaattatatcTTCCAACATGATGATCAATCTCTAGTCGGGAGTAAACTGTGTGTAGAAGACATTTGATGCGAGTCTCCTATCAACGGCACTGTGTTTTGGCGTCATTTGATATTAGATTGTTGGCTAGGCTTCTATAAAACTCATAAGAGATGATTCTCTCTCCTAAGACAAAATTAAGCTTTGTGGTTTATATCATTATATGTCTCTTTATGTgtctctaattaattaaaacagaTAATATATCTCACAAGAAACAACTTgacaacagagagagagagagagagaccttggACGGATGATtggggaggagagagaagagctGGGAGTAGAGGAACTTGAGATGATTCCTTCTGTTCTTCTCCACAATCCTTCTCTCCAGCTTAAGATGAGccgagcgagagagagggccCGTCATGGTTGCTCCAGTTGCAATTTGCTTGCAAGCAAACAAGCTTCGCACAATAATTTAACTAAGCTGTCAGCCAGCCCACCTAATCGGCTCCactatatatgatttttattgtGCTTTGCTTTGGCATGAAAAGcacaaaaaatcaaaccaaagtCTCCTTGACTGACCGGACGTCACGGCGATGGCGTCAGCCGCCGGGCGTCAGCAGCACACGCCTATGGAATACCTATATATGCTCATTCTACGGCTTTGAATCTCTTGGCCGTCTGTATATGACACCAATCACAGAGAAAGGCCAATATCAACGGTGGTGATTGGTGGTTGGTTGGGTCATTTTTATTGATGGATGGTGGTGATTGGCGAGAGATTTGGTCCTCCGAAAAATTTTATGGGCCCTCAGGGGCACAAATACTTTCTACAATTTACATAATCTTTCAAACAGGAGCTCCTAGAGAGAGTTACagagaaatttataaaaaatgggCAGAAAGACAAAATTGCCCCGCCCCTGCTGCTCTCGTCTCCCTTGCCATAACCGTTGCCCTAGCCTCGTCGCCGCCCTCGCCGTTGTGCCTCCGTCGCCTTGCTGCCCTCGTCTCTGTCGCCTCGCTGCCATCGTCGGCTTGCCTTGCCTTGTTGATTGTCGCTGAAGATGCAGCGACGATAGAACGAGGCGAGACGACGATGACAGCGAGGCGACGAAGACGAGGGCAACGGGGCGATGGAGGCACAACCACGAGGCAAGGCGAGgcgagggaggcagcgaggCTAGGGTAGCAGCCATGGCAGGGAGGACGAGAGCAGTAGAGGTGGGGCAAATCCATGAGAGGGGAAGGAGAGAGCAGGAGGTGGGGGCAAGAttgtctttttgccccctttcggTAAGGCCGTCGATAAACCTGTCAGGCTTTCTAGGATTTTCCTTCAAATAGTGAGACAGAGTGTACTAAGAAGTTTGCATTgtacaaaaatataatgttaccaatatttttataacattaGTAAATTTCATTTAGGACAATCTAGCCAGGCTGGCTTAAGAATATTTATTCTTCTAGACAAGAGTTATTTTGGTGACTctttaataataatgtaaataaatattaaaaattatttaaaatttactttcttta encodes:
- the LOC127792516 gene encoding transcription factor bHLH162-like; translation: MTGPLSRSAHLKLERRIVEKNRRNHLKFLYSQLFSLLPNHPSKEAAPLPDQIDEAMSYIKGLQVKLERFREKKEALLMGRRREDDSSTGASMETLKSSPRIQIRHKGSALDVSLITGHEEKFMFYETIRIIQEQGAEVVNANFSVHGDSIFHVVHAKSGDVRPNYVGMEVSNRLKDFVKGCTGRGRGRGRVIESQPESVQLFGGIQGADGWDFGSPPSSAHGNILELNACNVFLPIL